The nucleotide window CCTGCAGAACCAGAAACGGCTACAACTTTGCCTTTTAATCTTAAATCCATAGTCTTATTATTTCAAGCTTAATTTAATTCTATCAACGCTTTGATTACATTATTCTTTGGATCAATCCAACTGTCAAATTCATTAATCATCTCCGTAAAATCAGCTCTGTGGGTGATGTATTTCTTCGGATCGATTTTTCCGGATTTTAGACATTTCATCACATATTCAAAATCCTCGATGGTCGCATTTCGGCTACTCATCAAAGTAGATTCTCTTTTATGAAAATCGGGATGACTGAAACTCAATTCCCCTTTTTGAAGTCCCACCAAAACAAATCGGCCGCCGTGTGAAATGTAGTTGAAAGCACTGTTCATCACTTTTTGGTTTCCTGTCGCATCAATAACCACATTAGCCATATCTCCGTTAGTGATTTCAGCAAGTCTTTGGGCTACATCTTCGTTAAGCGGATTTATGGTTTCGTCGGCATTTAATTCATTTTTACAAAAACCTAATCGGTAATCGTTAATATCCATCACGATTACTTTGGCTCCGGCAATTTTGGCAAACTGAATTAGTCCAATTCCAATTGGTCCAGCTCCCATTACCAAAACGGTATCAGTAGAAGTTACAGCAGCTCTACGAACACCGTGTGCAGCAATTGCAAGCGGTTCAACCAAAGCGAGTTCGTCATAATCCAAACCTTGACCATGCAATAAATACTGTTCAGGGATTGTAATATACTCGGCCATTCCACCATCAATATGTACACCAAACACTTTTATATTGGCACAACAATTCGTCAATCCGTTTCGGCAAGCCACACACGTACCACAATTAAAATAAGGAATAAAAGTCACTTTATCGCCCGGCTGAAAACCTTTGGCATTTCCTTTTATATATTCGGCAGCAAGCTCGTGACCCAAAACTCTCGGGTATTCAAAATACGGCTGAGTTCCTCCGTAAGCATGAATATCGGTTCCACAAACACCAATTCTTTTAATTTTTAATAAAACCTCGCCTTCTTTTGGCTCCGGCATGGGTTTTTCTTTTAATAAAAACTCATGAGGCTTTTCACACACAATAAATTTCATCACTGTATTTTTTTAGTTATTATTTTAGATGCTAAGACTCTAAGATTCTGAGAATCTTATCTATTCAATTCTAAAGCGGCCAAAATAAAAGGTCCAGTCGCTTTTGGGTCATTATTTTTCTTTCTCTCGTTGATGTAATATTCATAAGAACCGTCTCGGTAAGGATTTCCACCCAAGCCCGCAACAGCACAGGCATTTGTTAGTTCAATTTCCCCATTGCTATCTATTTTCATCGATATGGTAGTCAATGCATCAAAAGCTTTGTTGGCAGCTTTTTTAAACTCTTTTGGCAAATATCCCTTGTTTACCCCTTTTGCGAAAGCGTAAGCAAACATCGAAGTTCCCGAAGATTCTAAATAATTACCTTCTCTGCCTCCCATATCTGTAACCTGATACCACATTCCTGATTTGTCCTGAAATTTTACCAAAGCTGTTGAAACGTTATTCAGATATTTTATCAATTCCTTACGTTTCGGGTGATTCTTCGGGAAATAATCCAGAACATCTACCAGAGCCATTACATACCAGCCAATCGATCTGGACCAGAAATTAGGTGAATTTCCGGTTTCTTTATTAGCCCATGGCATCTGTCTACTTTCGTCCCAAGCGTGATACAACAATCCTGTTTTGAGATCTGTAGCATGTAATTGAATTAACTCAAATTGTTTGGCGATATCATCAAATTTAGCTCCTTTTTCGAAAGTAGCTGTATATTGCGCATAAAAAGGTTCCCCCATATATAAGCCATCCAGCCACATTTGGTTTGGATAAATTTGCTTATGCCAAAATCCTCCACTTGGTGTTCTTGGCTGTTTTTCGAGCTGTGTGCGAAGAGTTTGCATGGCGGTTAAATAACACTTGTCTTTTGTTTTTGCATACAAATCAAACAAAATTCTTCCCCCAGGAATATTGTCAATATTATAAGAATCAAGCTTGAAGGTTTTGATATTTCCATCAGCATCAATCAATTCATCGGCGTATTGTTTGATGTAGGCTTCATATTTGCCATTCTTTTTTTGTTTATCCAATTCCTGAAAAGCATACATAACCAAACCATGCACATAGCTCCAATGCGCCACTTTTGCATCATCAATCATATAAGATTGCGGATGACGCTGCATTAAGGTCAAGGCCATTCGTTCAGACCATTTTAACTTGTTTGAAATTGAATTATTGTGTTTGTTCTCCGCAATTTCTGGTCCTATTTGAGCCATAGATTGACTACCGTATATTAACAAGATAAGTAGCAAACTTAATCTCTTAAAAAAATTGATTTTTTGAAAGTAATTCATCTGTATTTCAAATAATATTGTTAAAATCTATTTACTTTTAAATGTATTTTTCGACACGAAATTCCACAAAATGTAATCGATTACACAAATGTAATTTTAAATATTTATATTTCAAACTTAATCGATACAATTGTAATTGTATTTTTTACATTTATTATTTTTTTGGCATTATAGTATAAATTATTTAGTAATAAAAAAAAGACAAAACTAAAAAAGTAATACGAAATCAAACTCTAAGCATATTGCCAATGGTTGCAATCTGATAGTACACAATGTGAAATATTTGAAAAAGCAAAGTCATTAACCAAAACTTAATACAAATTGCTTTTTCTATAGACTACAAACAACAAAAAAACCTCGCTTTAGACTGCACCCAAAAGTTTGGACAAATTTATAATTAATTTTTATAATAGTGAGCTCGATATTTTATCGGGCTCATTTTGTTTAAATTTGATTTGATTCTATCGTTATTGTAATAGTTAATATACTGTTTAATTTCAGTTTTTAATTCTTCTATTGTTCTAAACTTTGTTATATAAAAAAGTTCAGATTTTAATGTTCCAAAGAAGTTTTCAATAATGGCATTATCTAAACAATTTCCTTTTCTTGACATGCTCTGTATAATTCCTTTTTCTTTTAATAAGTGTTGATATTGTTTCATTTGATATTGCCAACCTTGATCAGAATGAAGAGTTAAATTAGCGTTATTTGGTATTTTCTTAAATGCTTTTTTAAGCATAGTTACCACTTGATTAAACACTGGTCGTTCTGTTAGTTCATAACTAATTATTTCTTGATTAAATAAATCTATAATCGGTGATAAATACAATTTTTTTCCAAAGACATTGAACTCTGTTATATCGGTTGCCCATTTTTGATTGGGAGCTGTAGCTTTAAAATTACGATTTAACAGATTCGGTGCAATTTTACCATTTTCTCCTTTATAGGATTTGTATTTCTTTACCCTGATAATACTTTTTAACCCTAACAAATTCATTAATCGTAAAACGGTTTTGTGATTAATAACGATTCCTTTGTTTTGAAGTTCATCTGTTATTCGTCTATACCCATAACGCCCTTTATGTCTGTGATAAATAGATTTTATTAACTCTTTAATTACTTTGTATTTATCTGGTATTTCAGGTTGTTTTTGATGATAATAAAAAGTACTTCGTGCCATATTAGCATGATTTAAAAGTGGTTTTAAATCATATTTATGCCTTAATTCCATTATGACTTGCGCTTTTTGGCTTTCTCTTCTGCTTGAATTAAGGCTTGTAACTTTTTTAAATAATCAAGTTCACAACGTAATGCTTCGTTTTCTAAAAGTAGTTCTTCTTCTCTAGTTAATGGTTTATCTGATGTATGCTTTTTAGGTTTATTATTGCTCATAGATTTTGGTCTGCCTCTGGGTTTAGTATATAATCCTTTCAATCCAAAATTACTAAAATCTTTTTGCCATTTGATTATTATAGATGAATCGGAAATATTAAATCTTAAAGCAGTTTCTTTCAATGAAAGTGATTCTTTATAAATAGATTGCAATACTTTTAACTTAATATCTAAAGCGTATTTTTTGTTCTTATAACTAATCAACCCAGATTCACCATAGATCTTATAAAAACTAACCCATTTACGAATATTAGATTCATCTGGACCTTTCAATTTAGAAACATGTCTACTTGAATAGCCATTATTTAAAACTAACTCAACACATTCTTTCTTAAATGCATAATCATATTTTGATTTTCTTTCCATAAAAATACCCCCAAATAGTGTCTAACTTTTTGGGGGCAGTGCAATTACAAGTCTGTAAACGAGGTTTTAGTTTATAATTATTTTTTTGAGTTTAATT belongs to Flavobacterium gilvum and includes:
- a CDS encoding zinc-binding alcohol dehydrogenase family protein translates to MKFIVCEKPHEFLLKEKPMPEPKEGEVLLKIKRIGVCGTDIHAYGGTQPYFEYPRVLGHELAAEYIKGNAKGFQPGDKVTFIPYFNCGTCVACRNGLTNCCANIKVFGVHIDGGMAEYITIPEQYLLHGQGLDYDELALVEPLAIAAHGVRRAAVTSTDTVLVMGAGPIGIGLIQFAKIAGAKVIVMDINDYRLGFCKNELNADETINPLNEDVAQRLAEITNGDMANVVIDATGNQKVMNSAFNYISHGGRFVLVGLQKGELSFSHPDFHKRESTLMSSRNATIEDFEYVMKCLKSGKIDPKKYITHRADFTEMINEFDSWIDPKNNVIKALIELN
- a CDS encoding glycoside hydrolase family 88/105 protein; amino-acid sequence: MAQIGPEIAENKHNNSISNKLKWSERMALTLMQRHPQSYMIDDAKVAHWSYVHGLVMYAFQELDKQKKNGKYEAYIKQYADELIDADGNIKTFKLDSYNIDNIPGGRILFDLYAKTKDKCYLTAMQTLRTQLEKQPRTPSGGFWHKQIYPNQMWLDGLYMGEPFYAQYTATFEKGAKFDDIAKQFELIQLHATDLKTGLLYHAWDESRQMPWANKETGNSPNFWSRSIGWYVMALVDVLDYFPKNHPKRKELIKYLNNVSTALVKFQDKSGMWYQVTDMGGREGNYLESSGTSMFAYAFAKGVNKGYLPKEFKKAANKAFDALTTISMKIDSNGEIELTNACAVAGLGGNPYRDGSYEYYINERKKNNDPKATGPFILAALELNR
- a CDS encoding IS3 family transposase (programmed frameshift), producing MERKSKYDYAFKKECVELVLNNGYSSRHVSKLKGPDESNIRKWVSFYKIYGESGLISYKNKKYALDIKLKVLQSIYKESLSLKETALRFNISDSSIIIKWQKDFSNFGLKGLYTKPRGRPKSMSNNKPKKHTSDKPLTREEELLLENEALRCELDYLKKFTSLNSSRRESQKAQVIMELRHKYDLKPLLNHANMARSTFYYHQKQPEIPDKYKVIKELIKSIYHRHKGRYGYRRITDELQNKGIVINHKTVLRLMNLLGLKSIIRVKKYKSYKGENGKIAPNLLNRNFKATAPNQKWATDITEFNVFGKKLYLSPIIDLFNQEIISYELTERPVFNQVVTMLKKAFKKIPNNANLTLHSDQGWQYQMKQYQHLLKEKGIIQSMSRKGNCLDNAIIENFFGTLKSELFYITKFRTIEELKTEIKQYINYYNNDRIKSNLNKMSPIKYRAHYYKN